In the Magnetospira sp. QH-2 genome, one interval contains:
- a CDS encoding bacteriohemerythrin, whose protein sequence is MTALTWTDDFKVGVAFMDDDHLEAVNLINEMAEATGDSLIALMTQFLDHCTEHFGREEEMMRTIGFFAYPMHKGEHERVLAELRVVLSRLQAGEEADLKSYFSEGLANWLIDHRNTMDMVTATFSLQFDAAQ, encoded by the coding sequence ATGACCGCTCTGACCTGGACCGACGACTTCAAGGTTGGTGTTGCCTTTATGGACGATGACCATCTGGAAGCCGTGAACCTGATCAACGAGATGGCCGAGGCGACGGGGGACTCCCTCATCGCTCTCATGACCCAATTCCTGGACCATTGCACAGAGCATTTCGGTCGTGAGGAAGAGATGATGCGCACCATCGGCTTCTTCGCTTACCCCATGCATAAAGGAGAACACGAGCGGGTGCTGGCCGAATTACGCGTGGTTCTGTCACGCCTCCAGGCGGGCGAGGAAGCGGATTTGAAGAGCTATTTCAGCGAAGGCTTGGCTAATTGGCTGATTGACCACCGCAATACCATGGATATGGTGACCGCCACTTTTTCATTACAGTTCGACGCCGCCCAGTAG
- a CDS encoding cytochrome C oxidase subunit IV family protein, with protein sequence MATVKTLIAAWIGLMALTIGTMGAGRVDLETGLAGPWIAALLGLAGLKVGVILWYYLNLRHSGSGWQKGFAIFLAILITIIIGLDLLTPGGTA encoded by the coding sequence ATGGCCACCGTAAAAACGCTGATCGCCGCCTGGATCGGGCTGATGGCCTTGACCATCGGCACCATGGGCGCTGGTCGGGTCGATCTGGAAACCGGCCTCGCGGGCCCTTGGATCGCGGCCTTGCTGGGCTTGGCTGGTCTGAAAGTGGGCGTAATCCTGTGGTACTACCTGAACCTGCGACACAGCGGATCGGGCTGGCAAAAAGGATTTGCGATTTTCCTTGCGATTCTGATCACCATTATCATCGGCCTCGATCTCCTGACTCCGGGAGGCACCGCATGA
- a CDS encoding cytochrome c oxidase subunit 3 family protein — MDARPVTLTPHPPPTGDDGWGPLSSLPGNPIMWILIWSELLVFGAALIGFAGARMLDPVTFDASQAHLDRVAGAVNTMILLTSGLLAAIAVRVSSQGHGKASRLWLIAAMAVGVLFLAVKMVEYDAKLAQGFDIETNTFFTLYYLVTGFHALHVVLGLIILAVVAWKNSLENLETGAAFWHMVDLIWVLIFPVIYLMR; from the coding sequence ATGGATGCGCGCCCCGTGACCCTGACCCCTCACCCCCCACCAACCGGCGACGACGGCTGGGGGCCGTTGTCCAGCCTGCCCGGCAATCCGATCATGTGGATCTTAATCTGGAGCGAGCTGCTGGTTTTCGGTGCGGCGCTGATCGGCTTTGCCGGAGCGCGAATGCTCGACCCGGTGACCTTCGACGCCTCCCAGGCCCACCTGGACCGGGTGGCGGGAGCGGTCAACACCATGATCCTGCTGACCAGCGGCCTGCTTGCCGCCATCGCGGTACGGGTCAGCTCACAAGGACATGGCAAAGCCTCGCGCCTGTGGCTGATCGCCGCCATGGCCGTGGGGGTTCTTTTCCTTGCAGTCAAAATGGTCGAGTACGATGCCAAGCTGGCCCAGGGCTTTGACATCGAGACCAACACCTTCTTCACCCTGTACTACCTGGTCACCGGGTTCCACGCCCTGCATGTGGTGCTGGGGTTGATCATTCTGGCCGTGGTGGCCTGGAAGAACAGCCTGGAGAACCTGGAAACCGGCGCCGCCTTCTGGCACATGGTGGACCTGATCTGGGTGTTGATTTTCCCCGTTATCTACCTCATGAGATAG
- a CDS encoding nitric oxide reductase activation protein NorD, with the protein MSLRDLFEPEELVGRHWHRLIGGQTSYPRHQEAAVTLEQVRTTLAVFFHGIGGDPGLQLAAAVARDKKHRLSLLMKLGMDAEKMETASRDPETLTLPARIDVFPQTDLNRRLYLWLAAYLAHASYPLSDPEDPYRADLQALRRVHRTTRRVLAALPGLSNHHKVLCDSLRTLRPKRSLPREEQRVEDCIQALLGGPTDPRALAHLAYVTGESDDLTPFHATMAYKSFLPVPLWGEVIDRHPEGKIGDDPDDDPGDGTESEDARDGRKFAASRQDNDQAERDDPLILDRFEKILAMAEMVNVNRPDDDEGDKDPLRAAEDLDELTISHNDKKTASKIKLDLDLPAGAVDPTRLLGVKTFPEWDYRKKIYHPAHCRVLTGLADDEGEDWTPDDRTRQRIRKVRRQFEALRPKRERVPREMDGRDLDVDALIRSRCDLAATGEGSDRIFVQFRNESRDLAALILVDVSLSTDAWMEGRRVLDVEKEALTTLTHGLAASGDDHAVYTFTSRKRNYVRLDRVKDFDEPVSPTVTRRIGALKPGYYTRMGPALRFATEQLNQRPNRHRLLLLISDGKPNDLDHYEGRYGIEDTRMAIREARQEGLAVFGVTVDTEARDYFPYLFGRGGCAIVSHMDRLTMALPAIFRHLVA; encoded by the coding sequence GTGAGCCTGCGCGATCTATTCGAACCGGAAGAACTGGTGGGCCGCCATTGGCATCGGCTGATCGGTGGACAAACCAGTTACCCCCGTCATCAGGAAGCCGCGGTGACCTTGGAGCAGGTTCGCACCACTCTCGCAGTGTTTTTCCACGGTATCGGCGGCGACCCGGGACTGCAATTGGCTGCGGCCGTGGCCCGCGACAAGAAGCATCGGTTGAGCTTGCTGATGAAACTCGGCATGGATGCGGAGAAAATGGAGACAGCCAGCCGCGACCCGGAAACCCTGACTCTTCCAGCGCGCATCGATGTCTTTCCTCAAACCGATCTGAACCGCCGCCTGTATCTGTGGCTGGCGGCCTACCTGGCCCATGCGAGCTACCCGCTTTCAGACCCCGAGGATCCCTATCGGGCCGACCTGCAGGCGCTGCGTCGTGTCCATAGGACAACCCGCCGGGTGCTTGCCGCCCTGCCCGGTCTGAGCAACCATCACAAGGTCTTGTGCGACAGCCTGCGAACCCTTCGGCCCAAACGCTCCCTGCCCCGCGAGGAACAACGGGTCGAGGACTGTATCCAGGCGCTGCTCGGTGGCCCAACCGATCCGCGTGCCTTGGCTCACCTGGCTTACGTCACTGGGGAAAGCGATGACTTGACCCCTTTCCACGCAACGATGGCCTATAAGTCCTTCCTACCCGTGCCCCTGTGGGGAGAGGTGATCGACCGACATCCCGAAGGAAAGATCGGCGATGATCCCGATGATGATCCGGGCGATGGGACCGAGTCCGAGGATGCCCGCGACGGGCGCAAGTTCGCCGCCTCGCGCCAAGACAATGACCAGGCCGAACGGGACGACCCGCTCATTCTTGACCGCTTCGAAAAAATCCTCGCCATGGCTGAAATGGTCAATGTTAATCGGCCCGACGACGACGAAGGGGACAAGGACCCCCTGCGCGCCGCCGAGGACCTGGACGAGTTGACCATCTCCCATAACGACAAAAAAACCGCATCGAAGATTAAGCTGGATCTGGACTTGCCAGCGGGCGCCGTGGACCCCACTCGCCTGCTGGGCGTGAAAACCTTTCCCGAATGGGATTACCGCAAAAAGATCTATCATCCCGCCCATTGCCGGGTGTTGACCGGTCTTGCCGATGACGAAGGCGAAGACTGGACCCCCGACGACCGCACCCGCCAGCGCATTCGCAAGGTGCGCCGCCAGTTCGAGGCCCTGCGCCCGAAGCGCGAACGGGTGCCCCGGGAAATGGATGGCCGCGACCTGGACGTGGATGCCCTGATCCGCTCGCGCTGTGATTTGGCCGCCACCGGGGAGGGCAGCGACCGGATCTTTGTGCAGTTCCGCAATGAAAGCCGGGACCTGGCGGCCTTGATCCTGGTGGATGTTTCCCTGTCCACCGATGCCTGGATGGAAGGGCGGCGGGTTCTGGACGTGGAAAAGGAGGCCCTGACCACCCTTACCCACGGCCTGGCGGCCTCGGGCGACGACCACGCGGTCTATACTTTCACCTCGCGCAAACGCAATTATGTACGGCTGGACCGGGTGAAGGACTTCGACGAACCGGTGTCCCCCACTGTGACCCGACGCATCGGCGCCTTGAAGCCCGGTTATTACACCCGCATGGGACCGGCGCTGCGTTTCGCCACGGAACAGCTCAATCAACGCCCCAACCGCCACCGGTTGCTGTTGCTGATCAGCGATGGCAAGCCCAATGACCTGGATCACTACGAAGGCCGCTATGGCATCGAGGATACCCGCATGGCCATCCGAGAGGCCCGGCAGGAAGGCTTGGCGGTGTTCGGCGTCACCGTGGATACGGAGGCCCGGGACTATTTCCCCTATCTTTTCGGACGCGGTGGCTGCGCCATCGTCTCCCACATGGACCGGTTGACCATGGCCCTGCCCGCCATCTTCCGGCATTTGGTGGCCTGA
- a CDS encoding CbbQ/NirQ/NorQ/GpvN family protein encodes MTNPHPDIPFYLPVGNECELFERARENNLPLMLKGPTGCGKTRYVAHMAAKLGLPLHTVSCHDDLTAADLTGRYLLKGGETAWVDGPLTHAVRQGGICYLDEVVEARKDVTVVLHPLTDDRRILPLERTGETLEAPDDFMLVVSYNPGYQNILKSLKPSTRQRFIGLHFDYPAPDLEVTIVARESGLEESKCLALVNLAGRIRSMKDQDLEEGASTRLLVYCATLIRSGMSHLDAARASLIEPLSDDDDVKAGLDEVVRATFG; translated from the coding sequence ATGACAAATCCCCATCCAGATATCCCCTTCTACTTACCCGTGGGCAACGAATGCGAATTGTTCGAACGAGCCCGCGAGAATAATCTTCCACTGATGCTCAAGGGCCCAACAGGCTGCGGCAAGACCCGCTATGTGGCCCACATGGCGGCCAAGCTGGGTCTGCCCCTGCATACGGTTTCCTGTCACGATGACCTGACCGCCGCCGACCTCACCGGGCGGTATCTGCTCAAGGGTGGCGAGACGGCCTGGGTGGATGGCCCGCTGACCCATGCGGTGCGCCAGGGCGGCATCTGCTATCTGGACGAGGTGGTGGAAGCGCGCAAGGACGTCACCGTGGTGCTGCACCCGCTGACCGACGACCGCCGCATCCTGCCCCTGGAGCGCACCGGGGAAACCCTGGAAGCGCCCGACGATTTCATGCTGGTGGTATCCTATAATCCCGGATATCAGAACATTCTCAAGAGCCTCAAGCCCAGCACCCGGCAGCGCTTCATCGGCCTGCATTTCGACTATCCCGCGCCGGATCTGGAAGTGACCATCGTCGCCAGGGAGTCTGGCCTGGAAGAGAGCAAATGCCTGGCCTTGGTCAATCTGGCCGGGCGCATCCGCTCCATGAAGGACCAGGACCTGGAAGAAGGCGCTTCGACCCGCCTGCTGGTCTATTGTGCGACTCTGATCCGGTCGGGCATGAGTCATTTGGATGCAGCCCGGGCCAGCCTGATCGAACCCCTCTCGGATGACGACGACGTCAAGGCCGGCCTGGACGAAGTGGTCCGGGCCACCTTCGGCTGA
- a CDS encoding cbb3-type cytochrome c oxidase subunit I has protein sequence MKYETQKLAYPYFLAAMGLFLAQVLGGLIAGTVYVFPNFLSELVPFHIIRMIHTNALIVWLLFGFFGAAYYLIPEETETEIHSPLIAKIQFWLFLFGAAAAVVGYLFGIHEGREFLEQPLWIKVAIVVVALMFLYNLSMTVLKGRKTAVSMILLMGLWGLAIFFLFAFYNPTNLALDKMFWWWVVHLWVEGVWELIMASILSYLLIKMTGVDREIIEKWLYIIVAMSLFTGILGTGHHYYWIGTPAYWQWIGSVFSTLEVLPFFAMVVFAFVIVRKGGRDHPNQAAMMWTLGCATLAFFGAGVWGFLHTLAPINYYTHGTQITAAHGHLAFFGAYVMLNLAMITYAMPMLRGMQPYNQVLNMWSFWIMSSGMVFMTLTLTAAGVLQTHLQRVMGISFMEVAEQIDLFFILRLLSGVVVVAGALVFVYAILTSDKEQARAGSAAQAAE, from the coding sequence ATGAAATATGAAACACAAAAGCTGGCCTATCCGTACTTCCTGGCTGCCATGGGCTTGTTCCTGGCACAGGTTCTGGGCGGATTGATCGCCGGCACCGTCTATGTCTTTCCCAACTTCCTGTCGGAATTGGTGCCCTTTCACATCATCCGCATGATCCATACCAATGCCTTGATCGTGTGGCTGTTGTTCGGCTTTTTCGGGGCGGCCTATTACCTGATTCCGGAAGAAACCGAGACAGAGATTCACAGCCCGCTGATCGCCAAGATCCAGTTCTGGCTGTTCCTGTTTGGAGCCGCCGCGGCGGTTGTCGGCTACCTGTTTGGTATCCACGAAGGCCGTGAGTTCCTTGAACAACCCCTTTGGATCAAGGTGGCCATCGTGGTGGTCGCGCTGATGTTCCTCTACAACCTCTCCATGACCGTGCTCAAGGGCCGCAAAACAGCGGTTTCCATGATCTTGCTCATGGGCCTGTGGGGACTGGCGATCTTCTTCCTGTTTGCCTTCTACAATCCGACCAATCTGGCCCTGGACAAGATGTTCTGGTGGTGGGTCGTGCATCTGTGGGTCGAGGGCGTGTGGGAGCTGATCATGGCCTCCATCCTGTCGTACCTGTTGATCAAGATGACCGGCGTCGATCGGGAAATCATCGAGAAATGGCTCTATATCATCGTTGCCATGAGCCTGTTCACCGGCATTCTTGGCACCGGCCATCACTACTACTGGATTGGTACCCCGGCATACTGGCAATGGATCGGATCCGTGTTCTCGACCCTGGAAGTGCTGCCGTTCTTTGCCATGGTGGTATTTGCCTTCGTCATCGTCCGCAAGGGCGGTCGCGACCATCCCAATCAGGCGGCCATGATGTGGACCCTGGGTTGCGCCACTTTGGCGTTCTTCGGGGCCGGTGTCTGGGGCTTCCTGCATACCCTGGCGCCCATCAACTACTACACCCATGGCACCCAAATCACCGCGGCTCACGGCCATCTGGCTTTCTTCGGGGCCTATGTGATGCTCAATCTGGCCATGATCACTTATGCCATGCCCATGCTGCGCGGCATGCAGCCCTATAACCAGGTGCTGAACATGTGGAGCTTCTGGATCATGTCATCGGGAATGGTGTTCATGACTCTGACTTTGACGGCTGCCGGTGTGTTGCAAACCCACCTGCAACGGGTGATGGGGATCTCCTTCATGGAGGTTGCCGAACAAATCGACCTGTTCTTCATCCTTCGACTGCTCTCGGGTGTCGTGGTTGTCGCGGGTGCATTGGTGTTCGTCTACGCCATCTTGACATCGGACAAGGAACAGGCTCGTGCCGGTTCTGCGGCCCAGGCAGCGGAATGA
- a CDS encoding c-type cytochrome translates to MSEGLTKTAARNIFFGGSLFFLVILIALVAQSVSYVKNTSTDEKTLTETVAQGKAVWERNSCINCHSLLGEGAYYAPELGNVWVRYGGPEDAEGARSGIKEWIKSQPTGIEGRRQMPNFNLDEAELNALVDFFQWVSTIKTQGWPPNEAG, encoded by the coding sequence ATGTCCGAGGGTTTGACCAAGACAGCCGCCAGGAACATCTTTTTTGGCGGCTCACTGTTCTTCCTCGTCATTTTGATCGCCCTAGTGGCGCAGAGCGTGTCCTATGTCAAGAACACCTCTACCGACGAGAAGACACTCACCGAGACCGTGGCCCAAGGCAAAGCCGTCTGGGAACGGAACTCCTGCATTAACTGTCATTCGCTGCTCGGCGAGGGTGCCTACTATGCCCCGGAACTGGGCAATGTCTGGGTGCGCTACGGCGGCCCCGAGGATGCCGAGGGCGCCCGTTCGGGGATCAAGGAATGGATCAAATCCCAGCCCACGGGCATTGAGGGTCGGCGCCAGATGCCGAATTTCAACCTCGACGAGGCAGAATTAAATGCGCTGGTCGATTTCTTCCAGTGGGTCAGCACGATCAAGACCCAAGGTTGGCCGCCAAACGAGGCCGGTTGA
- a CDS encoding class I SAM-dependent methyltransferase produces MTESRPIPTRSKTPDLARHRASIQAMFALVAPRYDRMNDLMSMGIHRLWKRRLLRSALRGGMAVDLAGGTGDIARLLVRRGFQAVVCDPSVPMMQGGSRDPALRWVAGVGEDLPFADGSVDLVTVGFGLRNMSEPERALAEALRVLKPGGQFLCLEFSKPAGWLAPFYDLYSRHGIPRIGALVAGKREAYEYLVESIREFPDQETLKGMMQQAGFEAVTYDNLSFGIAAIHAGRKPAS; encoded by the coding sequence ATGACCGAATCCCGGCCCATTCCCACGCGGTCAAAAACCCCTGATCTGGCCCGGCACCGGGCCAGTATTCAGGCCATGTTCGCCCTGGTGGCGCCGCGCTATGATCGGATGAACGATCTGATGAGCATGGGTATTCACCGCCTATGGAAGCGCCGGTTGCTGAGGTCGGCGCTGCGGGGAGGCATGGCGGTGGATCTAGCGGGGGGCACCGGAGATATCGCCCGGCTTCTGGTCCGTCGCGGATTTCAGGCCGTGGTCTGCGATCCATCGGTGCCGATGATGCAAGGGGGCTCGCGGGATCCCGCCCTGAGGTGGGTGGCGGGGGTCGGCGAGGATCTCCCGTTCGCCGATGGCTCGGTGGATTTGGTAACCGTTGGATTTGGCCTCCGCAACATGAGTGAACCGGAAAGGGCCCTGGCCGAAGCGCTGCGGGTGCTCAAGCCAGGGGGGCAGTTCCTGTGTCTGGAATTCTCCAAGCCGGCTGGCTGGCTGGCACCATTTTATGATCTTTATTCCCGGCACGGCATTCCGCGCATCGGCGCCCTGGTGGCCGGGAAGCGGGAGGCCTATGAATACCTCGTCGAGTCCATCCGCGAATTTCCCGACCAGGAAACCCTGAAGGGGATGATGCAACAGGCGGGCTTCGAGGCCGTCACCTACGACAACCTTTCATTTGGAATTGCCGCCATTCATGCCGGACGCAAACCCGCATCATAG
- the menA gene encoding 1,4-dihydroxy-2-naphthoate octaprenyltransferase translates to MPDANPHHSQPKGLALWWQAIRPRTLTMSLSPVLVGLALAWIESGVLGWGVALIALISAMAIQAGTNLHNDAADSLNGTDTSERLGPPRATERGWATAEQVLKAAHLAFGIAVLGGGALVWVGGWPILLLGLFSVIAGYGYSAGPWPLSRGPFGELFVVAFFGMAAVWGTSYLVSGQSSVIALVLGLAVGAPAGAVLLVNNCRDRVGDTRAGRRTLAILAGPSLSLGIYLALMILPFAVIGGLVWVDGAFSGILAGLLALPLAGWSFSLLRRAGDGPGFNRCLAATVGFQTLFCLLLSGGLFLFS, encoded by the coding sequence ATGCCGGACGCAAACCCGCATCATAGTCAGCCCAAAGGCTTGGCCTTGTGGTGGCAAGCCATTCGGCCGCGCACCTTGACCATGTCCTTGTCTCCGGTTCTGGTGGGGCTGGCCTTGGCCTGGATCGAGAGCGGCGTGCTGGGGTGGGGCGTGGCATTGATTGCCCTGATTTCGGCCATGGCCATCCAGGCGGGCACCAATCTGCACAACGATGCCGCTGATAGTCTCAATGGCACCGATACGAGTGAACGATTGGGTCCGCCACGAGCGACGGAACGGGGCTGGGCGACGGCCGAGCAGGTGCTGAAAGCCGCCCATCTGGCTTTCGGGATCGCGGTCTTGGGCGGCGGGGCGCTGGTATGGGTGGGGGGCTGGCCGATCTTGCTCTTGGGGTTGTTTTCGGTGATCGCGGGATATGGCTATTCGGCGGGCCCCTGGCCATTGTCGCGAGGACCATTCGGTGAGCTGTTCGTCGTGGCATTTTTCGGCATGGCGGCGGTCTGGGGGACGAGCTATTTGGTCTCTGGACAATCTTCGGTCATCGCCCTGGTTCTCGGACTGGCGGTGGGAGCCCCGGCGGGGGCGGTGCTGTTGGTGAACAACTGCCGCGACCGAGTGGGGGATACCCGCGCCGGAAGACGGACTCTGGCCATCTTGGCGGGGCCGTCCCTGTCGCTAGGGATCTATCTGGCGTTGATGATCCTGCCATTTGCCGTCATTGGCGGATTGGTCTGGGTGGATGGGGCTTTTTCCGGAATCCTGGCAGGGTTGCTGGCGCTGCCGTTGGCCGGGTGGAGTTTCTCGTTGTTGCGCCGCGCCGGAGACGGGCCCGGCTTC